In a single window of the Campylobacter iguaniorum genome:
- a CDS encoding thiamine phosphate synthase, whose translation MSYAITDPKYYSNLSEAFAKFERLKSADFILFRDKVCSDYAFRATKFTQFKSKFSAKFILHNDIDLALSLKVDGIHFSSNNLENIKFAPSNLIKFASTHSIKEIEIAHKFGADFITFSPIFSTPNKGEPVGIKTLKDIVKISQIPVIALGGIVNKEQILSIKDSGAAGFASIRYFAN comes from the coding sequence TTGAGCTACGCAATAACAGATCCTAAATACTACTCAAATTTAAGTGAAGCTTTTGCTAAATTTGAGCGATTAAAGAGCGCTGATTTTATACTTTTTAGAGATAAGGTTTGTAGCGATTACGCTTTTAGAGCTACTAAATTTACTCAGTTTAAATCTAAATTTAGTGCTAAATTTATTTTGCATAATGATATTGATTTGGCTCTAAGCTTAAAAGTTGATGGCATTCATTTTAGCAGTAATAATCTTGAAAATATTAAGTTTGCTCCATCAAATTTAATCAAATTTGCAAGCACTCACAGTATAAAAGAGATAGAAATAGCTCATAAATTTGGAGCTGATTTTATCACTTTTAGCCCCATTTTTTCTACCCCAAACAAAGGCGAACCAGTCGGAATAAAAACATTAAAAGATATAGTAAAAATCTCACAAATCCCAGTCATCGCACTTGGTGGGATAGTAAACAAAGAGCAGATTTTATCTATAAAAGACTCAGGTGCGGCAGGCTTTGCTTCTATAAGGTATTTTGCTAATTAA
- a CDS encoding F0F1 ATP synthase subunit A has product MKDLFLFSEMIVHGHSFTYLFHLILVAIIVLVVAKCATKSMQLVPRGSQNLLEAYLEGIVSMGRDVMGSDELAKKYLPLVATIGLIVLTSNVIGIIPGFEAPSSSLNLTLCLALCVFLYYNFEGIRTQGVIKYFAHFMGPNKILAPLMFPIEIVSHLSRIVSLSFRLFGNIKGDDLFLMVVLSLAPWVAPLPAFALLTFMALLQTFIFMILTYVYLAGAVVVSEEH; this is encoded by the coding sequence ATGAAAGACCTGTTTTTATTTTCTGAAATGATTGTGCATGGACATAGTTTCACTTATCTTTTCCATCTTATTTTGGTTGCTATTATCGTTTTGGTAGTCGCAAAATGTGCTACTAAATCTATGCAATTAGTTCCTAGAGGCTCTCAAAACCTGCTAGAAGCTTATCTTGAAGGTATCGTATCTATGGGACGCGACGTAATGGGAAGCGATGAACTTGCTAAAAAATATCTACCACTTGTTGCTACAATCGGACTTATTGTCCTTACAAGTAACGTTATAGGTATAATTCCTGGATTTGAAGCTCCAAGCTCAAGCTTGAATTTGACCCTTTGTCTTGCACTTTGTGTGTTTTTATACTATAACTTTGAAGGTATCAGGACTCAAGGTGTTATCAAATATTTCGCGCACTTTATGGGACCAAACAAAATCCTAGCTCCACTTATGTTTCCTATCGAGATAGTTTCTCATCTTTCACGTATAGTTTCACTATCTTTCCGTCTTTTTGGAAATATCAAAGGTGATGATCTTTTCTTAATGGTTGTATTAAGCCTTGCTCCATGGGTTGCTCCGCTTCCTGCGTTTGCACTTCTTACTTTTATGGCGCTTTTACAAACATTTATATTTATGATTCTTACTTATGTTTATCTTGCTGGCGCTGTTGTCGTAAGCGAGGAACACTAA
- a CDS encoding TSUP family transporter, which yields MEFELWVYGLLFFIAVFSGFVDAIAGGGGLITIPALISVGIPEHVALATNKLQATFGSFTAAANFGLKGMIDYKSIIIGIIFTAIGAILGTIGVLLIDPKLIKYLIPFCLIAIFLYTIFRPKIGEEDRAKKMSSKAFYIIFGILIGFYDGFLGPGTGSFWMFAMIALLGVHMKQAVANTKALNFASNVVSLIVFIAGGQILWILGLIMGVGQMLGAYLGSKMVIKKEVKFIKTMFLIVVALTILKLVYDLLFK from the coding sequence GTGGAATTTGAACTTTGGGTTTATGGGCTTTTATTTTTTATAGCTGTTTTTAGTGGATTTGTCGATGCGATCGCTGGAGGAGGCGGACTGATAACGATACCAGCTCTCATTTCAGTAGGTATCCCAGAGCATGTCGCACTAGCTACGAATAAGCTTCAAGCAACTTTTGGAAGCTTCACAGCTGCTGCAAATTTTGGTTTAAAAGGTATGATTGATTATAAAAGCATTATAATTGGCATCATTTTTACTGCAATTGGCGCTATTTTGGGTACTATTGGGGTGCTTTTGATAGATCCAAAACTGATAAAATATCTCATACCATTTTGTTTGATTGCCATATTTTTATACACTATTTTTAGACCAAAAATAGGTGAAGAAGATAGAGCTAAGAAGATGAGTTCAAAAGCATTTTATATCATTTTTGGTATTTTAATAGGCTTTTATGATGGATTTTTGGGGCCAGGAACTGGGTCGTTTTGGATGTTTGCTATGATTGCCTTGCTTGGAGTTCATATGAAACAAGCAGTAGCAAACACAAAAGCCCTAAATTTCGCCTCAAATGTCGTATCTTTGATAGTGTTTATTGCTGGTGGGCAAATTTTGTGGATACTTGGGCTGATCATGGGCGTTGGTCAAATGCTTGGAGCATATCTTGGCTCAAAAATGGTTATTAAAAAAGAGGTTAAATTTATAAAAACAATGTTTTTGATAGTCGTTGCTTTAACTATTTTAAAGCTTGTTTATGATTTATTATTTAAATAA